In Fusobacterium periodonticum ATCC 33693, the following are encoded in one genomic region:
- the nrdR gene encoding transcriptional regulator NrdR, with protein sequence MKCPFCSSEDTKVVDSRTTIDGSTKRRRECNNCLKRFSTYERFEESQIYVVKKDNRRVKYDREKLLRGLTFATVKRNISREELEKIISDIERGLQNSLVSEISSKDLGEKVLEKLRVLDQVAYVRFASVYKEFDDIKSFIEIVEQIKKIKGEIL encoded by the coding sequence ATGAAGTGTCCTTTTTGTAGTTCAGAAGATACAAAAGTAGTTGATAGCAGAACGACGATAGATGGCTCTACAAAGAGAAGAAGGGAATGTAATAATTGCCTTAAAAGATTTAGTACCTATGAAAGATTTGAAGAAAGTCAAATATATGTAGTAAAAAAAGATAACAGACGTGTTAAATATGATAGAGAAAAACTTTTAAGAGGTCTTACTTTTGCAACTGTAAAAAGAAATATAAGCAGAGAAGAGCTTGAAAAAATAATTTCTGATATAGAAAGAGGACTCCAAAACTCTTTAGTTAGTGAAATAAGTAGTAAAGACTTAGGAGAAAAGGTTCTAGAAAAGTTAAGAGTTCTAGATCAAGTTGCCTATGTTAGATTTGCTTCTGTATATAAGGAATTTGATGATATTAAATCTTTTATAGAAATTGTTGAACAAATAAAAAAGATTAAAGGAGAAATTTTATAA
- the fmt gene encoding methionyl-tRNA formyltransferase — protein MKIIFMGTPTFALPSLEKLNARYELLSVFTKIDKVNARGNKIIYSPIKDFALANNLKIYQPENFKDNALIEEIRAMEPDLIVVVAYGKILPKEVLDIPKYGVINLHSSLLPRFRGAAPINAAIIHGDSKSGVSIMYVEEELDAGPVILQKETEISDEDTFLTLHDRLKDMGADLLIDAIELIKDNKVNVKVQDKNLVTFVKPFKKEDCKIDWSKTSREIFNFIRGMNPVPTAFSMLDNSIIKIYETKIYDKTYDKASCGEVVEYLKGKGVVVKTADGSLIITSAKPENKKQISGVDLINGKFLKIGEKLC, from the coding sequence ATGAAAATTATTTTTATGGGTACACCTACATTTGCTCTTCCAAGTTTGGAAAAGTTAAATGCTAGATATGAACTTTTATCAGTATTCACAAAAATTGATAAAGTCAATGCTAGAGGGAATAAAATAATCTATTCACCAATAAAAGATTTTGCTCTAGCCAATAATTTAAAAATTTACCAACCAGAAAATTTTAAAGATAATGCTTTAATAGAAGAAATCAGAGCTATGGAGCCTGATTTAATAGTTGTTGTAGCCTATGGAAAAATTTTACCTAAAGAAGTTTTAGATATTCCAAAGTATGGAGTTATTAACTTACATTCTTCATTACTACCTAGATTTAGAGGAGCTGCCCCTATCAATGCTGCAATAATACATGGAGATAGTAAAAGTGGAGTATCTATAATGTATGTTGAAGAAGAATTAGATGCTGGACCTGTTATACTTCAAAAGGAAACAGAAATTTCAGATGAAGATACTTTCTTAACTTTACATGATAGATTAAAAGATATGGGTGCAGATTTACTAATTGATGCAATTGAGCTTATAAAAGATAATAAAGTTAATGTTAAAGTTCAAGATAAGAATTTAGTTACTTTTGTAAAACCTTTTAAAAAGGAAGATTGTAAAATAGATTGGTCTAAAACAAGCAGAGAAATATTTAACTTTATAAGAGGGATGAACCCTGTTCCAACTGCTTTTTCTATGCTTGATAACTCTATCATAAAGATATATGAAACAAAAATTTATGATAAAACTTATGACAAAGCAAGTTGTGGAGAAGTTGTGGAATACCTAAAAGGCAAAGGAGTTGTAGTAAAAACAGCTGATGGTAGTCTTATAATAACATCTGCTAAACCAGAAAATAAGAAACAAATA
- the recO gene encoding DNA repair protein RecO, which translates to MIFLRGKGIIISKKDVEEADRYIDIFMEDYGKVSTLIKGIRKSKKRDKTAVDILSLTDFQFYKKNDSLIISNFSTVKDYLAIKSDIDKINMAFYIFSILNQILVENGRNRKLYEVLEKTLDYLNSSEDNRKNYLLLLYFLYIVIKEEGISIEGDINELQFEVPEQKKINLDETSKRILEYLFEDKLKIVINDENFKINSVKKAILVLENYINSNLDTNINAKKMLWGALLW; encoded by the coding sequence ATGATATTTTTAAGAGGAAAAGGTATTATTATTTCTAAAAAAGATGTAGAAGAGGCTGATAGATATATTGATATATTTATGGAAGACTATGGAAAGGTTTCTACTCTTATAAAAGGTATTAGAAAAAGTAAAAAAAGAGATAAGACAGCTGTGGATATTCTATCCTTAACAGATTTTCAATTTTATAAAAAAAATGATAGCTTAATAATTTCTAACTTCTCAACAGTAAAAGATTATTTAGCTATTAAATCTGATATTGATAAAATTAATATGGCTTTCTATATATTCTCTATTCTAAATCAAATTTTAGTTGAAAATGGTAGAAATAGAAAATTATATGAAGTTTTAGAGAAAACTCTAGACTATCTAAATAGTTCAGAGGACAATAGAAAAAATTATCTTCTACTCCTATATTTTCTATATATAGTTATAAAAGAAGAAGGAATTTCAATAGAGGGTGATATCAATGAACTACAATTTGAAGTACCAGAGCAAAAAAAAATTAACTTAGACGAAACTAGCAAAAGGATACTAGAATATCTTTTTGAAGATAAATTAAAAATCGTTATAAATGATGAAAACTTTAAGATTAATTCAGTTAAAAAAGCTATATTAGTATTAGAAAATTATATAAACTCTAATTTAGATACTAATATAAATGCTAAAAAAATGTTATGGGGGGCTTTATTATGGTAA
- a CDS encoding PTS sugar transporter subunit IIA, with product MVNSIKITDYITEDLIDLDLKSKNRDEILVELSKLLEKSDNIIGEENDIHKALVDREKLGSTGIGKGVAIPHAKTESAKSLTVAFGVSREGIDFNSLDEEDVHLFFVFASPNKDSHIYLKVLARISRLIREEDFREALFNCKTAKEVIECIKEKEE from the coding sequence ATGGTAAATTCTATAAAAATAACTGACTATATTACAGAAGATTTAATAGATTTAGATCTAAAATCAAAGAATAGAGATGAGATTTTAGTAGAGTTATCAAAATTATTAGAAAAATCAGACAATATTATAGGCGAAGAAAATGACATTCACAAGGCTTTAGTTGACAGAGAAAAATTAGGAAGCACTGGAATAGGTAAAGGTGTTGCTATTCCTCATGCTAAAACTGAAAGTGCTAAAAGTCTTACTGTTGCTTTTGGTGTTAGTAGAGAAGGAATTGACTTTAATTCTTTGGATGAAGAAGATGTACATCTATTTTTTGTATTTGCTTCTCCTAATAAGGATAGTCATATATATTTAAAGGTTTTAGCTAGAATTTCAAGGCTTATAAGAGAGGAAGACTTTAGAGAAGCCTTATTTAACTGTAAAACAGCTAAAGAAGTCATAGAATGTATAAAAGAAAAAGAAGAGTAG
- a CDS encoding LolA family protein, protein MKKFLIVLFILVQGLIFAAGKNLADIKTLKFDVVEKTTIKSKKREISYKIDFMLPNKIKKEVTAPKLNKGEIYLYDYSANQKYVYLPMFNEVRESQIVDDENRIITAINKIIEEEKKNKNFKQKYDAKVAQTLDIDKQISINIVTYLEVQGYIFPETVEIKESGTKIADVKISNLQINPKLEEKILLNAKK, encoded by the coding sequence ATGAAAAAATTTTTAATAGTATTATTTATATTAGTACAAGGACTTATTTTTGCTGCTGGAAAAAACTTAGCAGATATTAAAACATTGAAATTTGATGTTGTGGAAAAAACAACTATAAAATCTAAAAAGAGAGAAATTAGTTATAAGATTGATTTTATGTTACCTAATAAAATTAAAAAAGAAGTTACAGCTCCAAAATTAAATAAAGGTGAAATATACTTATATGACTATTCAGCAAACCAAAAATATGTATATTTACCAATGTTTAATGAAGTTAGAGAAAGTCAAATAGTAGATGATGAAAATAGAATTATAACGGCTATTAATAAGATTATAGAAGAAGAAAAGAAAAATAAAAATTTCAAACAAAAATATGATGCTAAAGTGGCTCAAACTTTGGATATAGATAAACAAATTAGTATAAATATCGTAACTTATCTTGAAGTTCAAGGTTATATTTTTCCAGAAACTGTTGAAATTAAAGAGTCTGGTACTAAAATAGCAGATGTAAAAATAAGTAATTTACAAATAAATCCTAAATTAGAAGAAAAGATTCTTTTAAATGCTAAAAAATAG
- the mreC gene encoding rod shape-determining protein MreC: protein MKKDKESKLKILLPILAIIVVVVLIFNRLLFKLKDQVDRVALPVQSKVYNVANRAVSIKDIIFSYEDIIAENENLKKENMSLKIEKIRDEKIYEENERLLKLLAMKENNLYKGELKFARVSFSDINNLNNKIYIDLGKEDNVKVNMIAVYGDYLVGKISQVYDNYSELELITNPNSIVSARTEDDVLGIARGSDEENGLLYFQPSVYEDNLTVGDEIFTSGVSDIYPEGIKIGKIEKVNDKENYAYKMIILKPGFENKDLKEVIVIGRENKVNRPIVKEIENENEEIKEGDIKK, encoded by the coding sequence ATGAAAAAAGATAAAGAAAGTAAACTTAAAATTCTTCTACCTATATTAGCAATAATAGTAGTGGTAGTATTAATTTTTAATAGATTATTATTCAAGTTAAAAGATCAAGTTGATAGAGTTGCTTTACCAGTTCAAAGTAAAGTTTACAATGTTGCCAATAGAGCTGTTAGTATAAAAGATATAATTTTTTCTTATGAAGATATAATTGCAGAGAATGAAAATTTAAAGAAAGAAAATATGTCTTTAAAAATAGAAAAAATAAGAGATGAAAAAATATATGAAGAAAATGAAAGATTATTAAAACTTTTAGCTATGAAAGAAAATAACCTTTATAAAGGGGAACTAAAATTTGCTAGAGTTAGCTTCAGTGATATCAATAATCTTAACAATAAAATTTATATTGATCTTGGAAAAGAAGATAATGTTAAAGTTAATATGATAGCTGTATATGGTGATTATTTAGTTGGAAAAATCTCTCAAGTCTATGATAATTATTCTGAACTTGAACTTATTACAAACCCTAACTCTATTGTCAGTGCTAGAACTGAGGATGATGTTTTAGGAATTGCTAGAGGTAGTGATGAAGAAAACGGGCTTCTATATTTTCAACCATCAGTATATGAAGATAATCTAACAGTAGGTGATGAAATTTTTACTTCTGGTGTAAGTGATATTTATCCTGAAGGTATAAAAATTGGAAAAATAGAGAAAGTTAATGACAAAGAAAACTATGCTTATAAAATGATAATTTTAAAACCTGGTTTTGAAAATAAAGATTTAAAAGAAGTTATAGTAATAGGACGTGAAAACAAAGTAAACAGACCTATAGTTAAAGAAATTGAAAACGAAAATGAAGAAATAAAAGAAGGAGATATAAAGAAATGA
- a CDS encoding NAD(P)H-dependent flavin oxidoreductase, with the protein MKGIKIGKYYIEKPIVQGGMGVGVSWNNLAGTVSKNGALGTISGICTAYYDNLKYCTKVVNGRPVGAEALNSKEAMMEIFKNARKICGDKPLACNILHAMNDYAKVVEYAIEAGANIIVTGAGLPLELPKLVENHPDVAIVPIVSSARALKIICKKWKAAGRLPDAVIVEGPKSGGHQGAKAEDLFLPEHQLESVVPEVKEERDKWGDFPIIAAGGIWDNDDIQKIMTLGADAVQLGTRFIGTYECDASDVFKNILINAKKEDIVIVKSPVGYPGRAIKTDLIKNLVADDQTVKCYSNCVAPCNLGEGARKVGFCIANCLSDSYNGKAETGLFFSGENGYKVNKLVSVEELINELMTPNTNENILNLKSENVVENIINF; encoded by the coding sequence ATGAAAGGTATAAAAATAGGAAAATATTATATAGAAAAACCAATAGTTCAAGGTGGAATGGGTGTAGGAGTTAGCTGGAATAATCTAGCTGGAACAGTTTCTAAAAATGGTGCTTTAGGTACAATAAGTGGAATTTGTACTGCTTACTATGACAACTTAAAATATTGTACAAAAGTTGTTAATGGTAGACCAGTAGGCGCAGAAGCTTTAAATTCTAAAGAAGCTATGATGGAAATTTTTAAAAATGCTAGAAAAATTTGTGGTGACAAACCTCTAGCTTGTAACATTTTACATGCTATGAATGACTATGCAAAGGTTGTTGAATATGCAATAGAAGCAGGTGCAAATATAATAGTTACAGGTGCAGGGCTTCCTCTAGAATTACCTAAACTTGTTGAAAATCATCCAGATGTTGCAATTGTTCCTATTGTTTCATCTGCTAGAGCTTTGAAAATCATTTGTAAAAAATGGAAGGCTGCTGGAAGATTACCAGATGCAGTTATAGTTGAAGGACCAAAGAGTGGAGGACACCAAGGAGCTAAAGCTGAAGACTTATTCTTACCAGAACATCAATTAGAAAGTGTTGTTCCTGAAGTTAAAGAAGAAAGAGATAAATGGGGAGATTTCCCTATAATTGCTGCAGGAGGAATTTGGGATAATGATGATATCCAAAAAATTATGACTCTTGGGGCTGATGCAGTACAACTAGGTACAAGATTTATTGGAACTTATGAATGTGATGCTAGTGATGTATTTAAAAATATTTTAATAAATGCTAAAAAAGAAGATATAGTTATAGTAAAATCACCTGTAGGTTATCCAGGACGTGCTATAAAAACTGATTTAATTAAAAACTTAGTAGCAGATGACCAAACTGTAAAATGTTACAGTAACTGTGTTGCTCCTTGTAATCTTGGAGAAGGAGCTAGAAAAGTTGGTTTCTGTATAGCAAATTGTTTAAGTGATTCTTATAACGGAAAAGCTGAAACTGGATTATTCTTCTCAGGTGAAAATGGTTATAAAGTAAATAAATTAGTTTCTGTTGAAGAATTAATTAATGAGCTTATGACTCCCAACACAAATGAAAATATATTAAATTTAAAATCAGAAAATGTTGTAGAAAATATTATAAATTTTTAA